The Proteiniborus ethanoligenes DNA segment TTTTCTATATGTATTTGAAAACATAAAGGTCACCTGCCATCATAATAATCGGGTCAAACAAACGAATTTTCCGCAAAGCACAAAAGCTTTGCATAATTCTACATGTTTCGCTAGAATTGTCCTCACAATATAAGGTTATTCTACAATAAAATAAAAAATCCTTTTTTTAACTAGATTTTAGTTAACAAATTATTTTTTACAAAAACAAAAAAAATAGACTATGGATATCCATAATCTATTTTTTAAAGCCGTGCACCCAGTTTTGACATACTGCTACAAGCGTTACCTAAGTAGTTAACTCGGATTAGGTACCCCTGCGGCACACGAAAGAGTCCACTTACCGCTGCTTCCTTCCGGACCTGGCGGGGTTCATAGATTTCCGTTGCGCAGGACCAAATCGTCAACATCACTTTCCTAGGGCAGACCTCACAACAGGATGCCTAGACTGGGAATTCAATCCTGCTATAGCGGGTTGCAGGTTACAGGGCACCGCTACCTCCCCATCTAGCACGGCAAAATTTAATTGGCGGAGAGAGCGGGATTCGAACCCGCGAGACGGTTTAGCCGTCTACCCGCTTTCCAGGCGAGCGCCTTCAGCCAGACTCGGCCATCTCTCCACATGCTAATGTGTTTAATTTATAATCACAGATTTATATTATAGCTTAAAATAGAGAGTATGTCAATCTATCAATTTTGTTTATCTTTTTTCTTTAACCACCAATTCATACCATAGACTACAGCAAAGCTAAAGATAATTACTATAGATACTAATATATTTGCAGTTTTGCTATCTCCTACTTCAACTGCATAGTATATAGCCAAGGGTATGTTCTGTGTTTTTCCAGGTATATTACCTGCAACCATAAGAGTAGCTCCAAATTCACCTAAGGCTCTAGCAAAGGAAAGAACTATCCCACTTATTATACCTGGCAGGGCAAGAGGAAGAGTTACTTTTAAAAACACCTTTATTTTATTGGCTCCTAGAGACATGGCTGCTGCTTCGTATACTGGATCTACTTTTAAAAACGCACTTTTGCAGCTTTGATACATAAGAGGAAGAGAAACTACGGAGGCAGCTATACAAGCTGCCACCCATGTAAAAATTAGCTTTACTCCAAATGCTTCATATAAAAATCTGCCTATTATTCCCCTTCTACCTATGAGAACTAGCAAACCATAGCCTACAACAGATGGTGGTAATAGCATAGGCAATAAGAGAAATGTCTCTATAGCATCTTTGCCTTTAAAATTAAATTTTACTAATAATCTTGATATTAATAATCCTACTATTAATGTGAAAATAGTAGATACTGTTGCTATCCTTAATGACATTAGTATTGGATTTATTATCATTTACATCCCAGCCTATTTTTCATATATCTTAAAACCATATTTCTCTAATATTTCTTTTGCTTTATCTGTTCTTAAATATTTTAAGAATTCTGATGCAGCCTCTTTGTTTTTAGTTGATGCAACTACTGCTGCAGGGTATACAATTGGCCTGTGAGTTTCTTCTGCAAAAGTTTCGGCTAGATAGCTTTGCTTTGCTCTAACTGCATCTGAGCTATAAACCATCCCCCCTGCTACTTCACCCTTCTCTACATATGCAAGCACTTGACTTACGTCCTTAGCAAATACTATGTTTGGCTCTAGCTTATCCCATATTCCTAAATACTCTAATGCATCCTTTGAATACTGGCCTACTGGAACTGTTTCTGGAACTCCCAGTGCTAGTTTTAAATCTGTGCCTACTATATCCTTTATAGATTTAATTTCATCCTTGTATTCTTCAGGTGTTATAAGTACTAGTTCATTTCTATATATATCTTCTCTAGTATCTTTTAAGATTAAATCCTTTTCCTCAAGTTCATTCATTTGCTTTTGTCCTGCAGAAACAAATACGTCTACTTCTGCTCCTTCTTCTATTTGCTTTTGAAGAGGTCCCGAAGCTGCATAATTAAATGTAAGCTTTACACCTTTTTCTAGCTCATATATTTCTTTTAGCTCGTTATATGCCTCTGTAAGACTAGCTGCCGCACTTATAGTAAGTTCTATAGGATCTTCATTTGTTTTAACGTTTTCGTTTTGACTAATATTATCATTTTGATTTGTGTTTTCATTTGAAGTATTGCCACCTGAACATCCATAAAGTCCAAAAGCTAATGTGAAAATTAATAATAAAGCGATTATTTTTTTCATATGCATCTATCCTCTCTTTTTTTCATATTAATTTAAATCCGTGTACTTCTTCAACTCGTTATGTATTAAAAAGTATAACGACTGCCAAAAAAATTAGAATATTTCTTCATAAATTTTTAAAACTGCCTCTTCTACTCTTTTTTCTAGTTCTTCATATTTTCTAATTAATTCCTTGCCTTCTTGTGTAAGTGTAGAGCTACCTCCATCTATCCCCCCTATTGTTTTGTCAAGTATTCTGATCTCTAATGCTTTCTCTAAGTTGGAAATAAGGTTCCAAGCTTTGCTGTATGACATGTTCATAGACATGGCAGCTTTTCTAAGAGAGCCCATGCTTTCTGTTCTAAGCAAAAGCTCCTTTGGTCCCTTTCCAAAGATTCTAGAATCTTCTTTTGATAGCCATATTCTCCAACCTAAATTCATAAATATCATACCACCTTGTATGTTATACATGCATTATAGCATAAGAGGCTTGTGATTACAATAACAAAGAACCTTTTGATTTTGATATAATTTTAAAAGCCAGCAGAAATCTATTATTTCTGCTGGCTTGCATACTATCTGTCTCTTAAAATTACCTGCTTTATGACCTTGATTATTTCTCCAACAAGCTTTATGTAATTAGTAGCTCCTAATGCACTATCTCTAATTGCCTCAACTGTATCACTTATGCTTTCACCAACTACTTCTACAGTTCCGATTGCTATATCCATGCCATCATTTACACTTTCAGTAATAGAATTAACATTTTCTAATATTTCTGGCAGTACTGGCTCTACATCTTGGATAATATCTTTAGTTTTTTCGGTTATAATATTTACGTTTTCGCTTATTTCTGGCAAATTTGAAATAGTCTCTTTTACAGCCTTCTCATTATCATCAATCATTTGCTTTACTTTTTTTAGTATCCCATTTAGGTTATTTAGCACTATTATCAAATATATACCAAAGCCTATGGCTACTAAGGATAGTATAAATATTAACAGTTCCTTAATGGTAATAGCAGTATCCATATTGCACCTCCAAATTTTTTTCTATATGTATTATTCGGTGCAGATTATTGGTTTTCCTCTTTTTCTTCTTCACAATCGCATTCTTGACATTCTTCTAAATCTTCGCAGCATTCTATTTCCTTATTTTCTTTTTTACTTTTCACTTCTTCAATTTTTTCTCTAATGTTTTTTTCTAGCTCTTCTTTTTTTTCTTTCATAACTTGAGCGGATTCTTTTAATGTTTCCTTTACTGTTTCTGTAGTTTCTCTCGTCTTCTTTGCTATATCTTCTCTAGTTTCTTTTCCAGACTTTGGAGCAAATAGTAGCCCTGCGAGAGCTCCTAATGAAGTGCCTATGGCTGTTCCTACTGCTGTCCCCTTAACTATTTTTTTAGCAACCTCTCTTTTTGCTCTTCTTTCCTTTAATTCTTTTTCTCTTCTTGATTTTTCGATTAAACTTTTAATTGGCATAATACGACCTCCTCAGTAAATTTAAATAATAAACTAAAAACTTAATACACTAACAAATATTTGCTTGTACTTAATAGTATTCAGTATATTAAATTTTTATTTTAAAAACAATCCTTCTTATATATATACACAAAAAATACTGCTATAAACATGTTTTCTCCTTATTTGTATTATTTTTAACACTTTTATCTCTGAAAAAAGCTTATGTTGAAGCTCATTTAAGTCAAGTCCGTTAAATAAACATATTAAAGTTGAGCCTCAATATCTAAACAAAAGAAAAAATAATAGAAGTTTTTACACCCTATTATTTTTTTCTTGAGTACCATATTAAGTTTATAATTATTCCCTATTTACTATATTATACATAGCTAATTATAGTTACTAAAGCATATGTTGCAAGTAATATGAAACCAAAAGGTCTTTTAAGACTGTCTTTTGAAACTATGGTTCCTACTCTGAATAAGGCCAGTACAAACATCATAGCAGGAAAATATAATGTGAAGAATTCTGGCGGCACTGCAATGCCTCCTTTTGTAACTGCTGTTGCAGAACCCATTACAAATAATACATTGAGGATATCTGCTCCAATGATGTTTCCTACAGCAAGCTCTCCATGCCCCTTAAGAGTAGCTGTGATTGCAGTTACTAGCTCTGGAAGTGATGTTCCAAATGCTACAAGAGTTGCTGCAATAATACTGTTTGGTACTTTCATTCTAATAGCTACCTCTGTTACGGCAGGGATTAGCACTTTTGAAGAAAGTATTACTACTGCCATTCCAATTATTAACCTTATAAAAACAGATACTTTGTTGATTTCAACAGATCCTTGGGCTATTGTTGCCGCTTCTTCTTCATTTTGATTCCTTGTCCATTTTATGGATATATAAATATATGCTGCTAACAAAGCTAACAGTAAAAAGCCTGATAATTGGTTTATACGTCCACCTTCTGATAATATCCCTTTGATATTGCTATATGGTAAGGAAAGTAATACTAGCAATATACCTGATCCTAATTGAATCCATCCATGTCTATTAACAATTTCTTTTTTTAATGGCAGTGGCGAAATCAAGGATGCAATACCAAGTATAAGGGCGGTATCACATATTATGGAGCCTACGGCATTTCCAAGAGCTAAATCTGCATTACCCTTTATTGCAGCCATAACTGAAACTGATGTTTCTGGCAGTGTAGTTCCTAAACTGACTATAGTGGCTCCTATTATCATCTTTGGTATTCCTAGCTGTTCTGATATAGATACTGCATTACTTACTAAAACATCTGCTCCCTTACTTAATGTGTAAAGTGATCCTGCTATTATTAAAAATATTACTGGTGATGATAGATTAATTATAAATCCTTCTAATAGCTTGTCCATTAAATTGCTCCTCTCTGTACTCATCTTGTAATATATTAAAAATAAAAGACCTGCGTATAACTTATTGAGTTATACGCAAGTCTCACTATTTCAAATTAAGCCAGATAATTTAAATAAATTATCACGATGTTGACTTAATTACACAATAACTGTGCTAGTTACTCCCCTGCATAAGTATATTGACTTTAATTATTATAATATACAATATTTGATATTTGTTGTCAAGCAGGTTAATGTTGTAATTATATTTCAAACTTTTTACTTGTTTTTGATTCTTATCAGATCATCTATTAAACTATGATTTCTTGGGAATATAACCCAAACGTCCTAATATAGGTACGATTTTAACTGCAGTAACTGCAACTATAATGCATTTTATTATATCTTGAACTATAAAAGGAATTAGGCCCATTTTTATAGCAGCTGAAAATGTAATAGGTACTTCTGCTACTCTATTTATCATAAAATAAAGATATGGTACTCCAATAATATAGACTGCAGTTAGACCAGCAATTGAAGCAATGAAAAATCTTATAAACCTGCACTCTTTAGCCCCTTCTGTAACTTTGCCTATTATGAAAGCACATAAAATAAGACCTAATATATATCCAAAGGTTGGTTCATATATATATGCAAGCCCACCGCCCTTAGAGAAAATAGGTATGCCTGCTAATCCAATGATTACATATAGTAGCTGTGATATTAATCCATTTTTTGAACCTAGAAAAACACCTGCATACGCACAAAATAATACTTGAAGAGTAAAAGGTACTACTGGTGTTGGAATCTTTAAAAATCCTCCTACTGCCGTAAGCGCAGCAAATAGTCCAATTAATATCATATCTCTTGTTGTGATTTTCATTATGTATTCCTCCTATGCTCTTTGTGAATTTATGCTCTAATTGTATATTAGAATTTCTTTATTGTCAACTATGTTTTTGTTTTTGGTTGACAATGAGTAAGAGCATTGATTTGTTATTTTATAAAAGAGAATCCTTTATTTAGGATTCTCTTGTTTAGCTATGATTTTGAATAGTTTTAAAAACAAATGTAGACATATTGTTATTGCTATCCACATTTATTTTTAGCTTAGATTTTTATAACACAAATACCAATCCATACAGCAAAGCCCCTCTTCTCCCTCTACTCTCTTTAATAAATCCTCAAAGGTTTGTGGTGCAGGAACTACTACAGGACAGCCTGGAACCCAATCAGCAGGAGTTGCTACTTTTTCTCTGTCTGTTGTCTGTAGAGCATCTATAATTCTAATCATTTCTGGCACGTTTCTACCATTTGTGAGAGGATAAACAAGTATGGCTCTAACTATCTGGTTTTCATCAATAAAAAACACATTTCTTACTGTTTGAGTTGTGCTTACGTCAGGAGCAAACATTCCATATTGTCTTGAAATACTTCCATCTCTATCTGTAATTATTGGGAAAGGTATTTGAATACCTGTGTTTTGATATATATTATATACCCAAGCTAAATGAGATGGATTACTGTCTATGCTTAATCCTAATAGCTGTGTATTTCTCCTTACAAATTGATTATTATGCTTTGCCAAAGCAATGAATTCTGTGGTTCACACAGGGGTAAAGTCTCCAGGATGTGAGAAAAGCACTACCCATTTTCCCCTAAGACTTGAAAATTTAAGTGGGCCAAAGGTAGTTTGAGCTGTAAAATCGGGAGCCTTCATTCCTATCTTAAGACAATTGCTATCAATCATAATATACACCACCAAATATAATATACTTTACTATATATTATGATTTAGATTTGTTTTGTGAGTATAATCATTAATAAATAGAAATATGAAAGCTTTAATGATTTTTGGAGAGTCTTACTATATAATGTTTGTTAAGTATAGTTTTGTTAAATGTTTGTCTATTGTAGATTAAAAGCTAATGCCTTAGCTTTACATATATAAACTATAAAAAGAAGATTTAGGAGGTATATATGAACAAAAATTTAAAATATTCATTAATAGTCTTGTTTAGTATAGTGGTAATCATAATAGGCATAGGATTTTTTATTCATAATAATGGTCTATCAAATATTGTATTTAAGGAGCCTGCCTATCCACAATTTGCAATAGGTAGGGGTATTGATGAAGTCCTTTCTCCAGAAGAAATGAAAGAAGACCTGCTACAGTTAAAAAAGGATTTAGAAGAAGTACATCCAAAAACAATAGAGGGACTTAGTGATGAAATGTTAAAGGCTTTTGAGGCTGCAAATGAAATAATAAAGGAGCCTATGACGGTTTCTGATTTTACAATAGTAGCCTCTGAGTTGGCATGTATGCTAGAGGATGCTCATACAGCTGTTAGAGGATTTTATTCCTTAGATTTGTCCCTTCCTATGGCTATTAAGGTAATTGATGATACATTCTATGTATTGGAAGGCAAAGACTTAGAGCCAAAGGATAAAATAATATCTTTTGGTGGAGTACCAATTAAAGAAATATATGAAAAGAGTCAAAAAAGAATACCCTCTGAAAATATATATTGGACAAATTATAATTTTGAGAAATACGCTTTACTTCAATCTACATTAACTCAAATGGGAGCGGAAATAAACAATAAAAAAATAGATGTGGTAGTAAATCGTAATGGAGAAAATATCACTGTAGAGATGAAGTTTGGAGATGTTTACTTTAAACCTATTAATGAAAGTCAAAGCACTAAAACATATAAGACTTATCCACAGGACACTGCCTATAATCCACAATTTTTATATCATTTAGATATGGATAATAGCCTGTGCCACTTTGTATTAAAATCCTGTGACAACTCTGCTGAATATAGACATTTCCTTCAAATTATGTTTGAGGATATACAGAAAAACAATATAAAAAGCATAGTGGCAGATGTTAGACAAAATACAGGTGGAAATTCTAGTGTTCTTGATGAGTTCTTAAAATATGTAGATGTAGATAAGTATGCTTCCTATGGCTCTTTAAGAAGACTATCCCAGCAAGGCTCAGAGCAAAGAGGATATGTAAAAACCAAAGGAACTATGAGCAATCCACCCGGTTTAAGGATGAATAATAAAATGAAGGACTTTCTATTTGATGGAGATATTTATGTTCTAATAGATAATGGGACTTTTTCATCAGGAAATTGGTTTGGAGTCATAATATCTGATAGTGAAATAGGCACCATTGTTGGTGAACCTTCTGGTAATGCACCTACTTCCTATGGAGATATACTTTCTTTTCAGCTAAAAAACTCAAAGCTTATGTACTTTGTTTCATATTCTCAATGGATTAGACCTAATGAAGCTAAAAGATATGAGGATGCCTTATACCCTGATTTCCAGGTAAGATACACAATAGATGATTATTTAAATAAAAAGGACCTAGCTATGGAAAAGGTTCTTGAGCTAATAAATGATAGTAATCAATAATTTGATGCATTTTATATTGATATAGTATTGGGGACGAAGAAAATCGTCCCCTAATTGTTTTTAGCTCGTATATATGGTTTTAATAACTTCTTCAATGCTAGGCTCTTGAACGCTGAAATCATCTATATCAAAGTTGTTAAAAAGAATCTTGGCTATTTCAGAAATCTCCTTTTTATTCTTCAGATTTAGAACAAGCTGTGATTTTTGGTCATCATAAGTACCTGAGTGTTGAGATATTATCTCCATAAATAAGTCATTGTAGCCATTTCGTTTCATTTGTGCAACAATTTTAATTGGTAATTTTCCTATCGTCTTAAGTTCTTCTACTTTACCTTTATATACAATATCTCCATGATTTAATACTAGCATTTCATTACATAATTTCTCTATATCTTTCATATCATGTGTCGTTAAAAAAATAGTCTTTCCTTTTTTATTAATTTCTTGTAAAAAATCTACAACCCTGTGCTTAGACACTACATCTAAACCAATGGTAGGCTCATCAAGAAAAAGTATATCAGGGTCATGAATCATACATGCACCTAGCTCGGCTCTCATTCTTTGACCTAAACTTAGCTGTCTTACAGGCTGTTTCAAAATATCTTGCAGAAACAGCTTGTCTACTAAATATTCTAATTGCTTTTTATACTTTTTTTCATCTACCTTATATATTCCCCTTAAAAGTTCATAGGTGTCTATTACAGGTAAGTCCCACCACATCTGAGTTTTTTGCCCGAAAACTACACCTATATTCCTTACATACTTTTTTCTATCTCTATAGGGTATGTACCCGTCTACTTTAACTATGCCATCGCTTGGAGTCATAATCCCTGTAAGTATTTTAATAGTTGTAGATTTACCTGCCCCATTTGGTCCTACATAGCCTAAAAACTCACCTTTTTTTACTGTAAAGTCAATCTCTTTAAGAGCTTCTATTTTTCTTTTATTTCTTCGAAAAAGATTTTTCTTCTCATATACAATATAATCCTTCTTTAACCCTTTTACAGTAATAAACTCCATTGCTATTCTCCCCCAATCATTTAATTTTGTTAGAAGTACAATAAAAATGTATGCTCTAGGTTCCCGTACTTGAATATCTTTTTATTCCTAAGCTCCATATTAAATATGATATGGGTGTCATAGCTATTATTCCAAATAAAGGAGCCAATAAGTAAAAGGCATTACCAGATCTCCCAGTGTAATATACTAGGGGATAGTAGGTTAAAGAAAAGAAAGGTATTACAAAGGTTAGTATATGGCGAAATATATTATTATAGATTGTTGCAGGGTATGCAGCAGCAGTTCTTGTAGAATAGTGTCCAAGTACTACTATATCCTCATTTTTTCCTGTCCAAAAAGCTACAGCTGCAAGTATGATGCCTATTTGCATATTAATTATTACAGAGGCTAGTAACAACAGGGGCAAATAAAAATAAAAACTGTTATTTATAAAAGAACATCTTTGTAGACCCCATATTCCTACCCCTAATGCTTGAGCTACCATACCAAGCCTTTTTAAATCAACTTTCTGTAACATAACTTGTACAAGTGCTGGTGCTGGTCTAATAAGCAATGTATCAAATTTGCCTGAAAGGATTAACAATTCAAAATTATTAAATCCATCGCCTATTAATCTATACATTCCAAAGCCAAATTCTATGACGGAATACATTAATGCAACCTCATGGAGAAGCCAACCGTTAATGTTTTTAAAACGCATTAATATAAACACCACAATAATAAAATCTCCTAGGAGTCCTAATATGTTTCCAAGTATATTGATAAGAAAGTCAAATCTATACTGAGCTTCACTTTTAAAAGAAGCCTTAAAGAGTGTTAAAAAGAGTCCCATGCTAACCTCCCTGAATAGCCATCTTTTTTGTTAATACTGATGTTAGTAAATAGGCAGTAATAAATAAAAATATTATCCATGCCCACTGATTTATGCAGGCATTTAATAGACTAAATTGTCCTTGATAAACTGCGGTAGGTACATATGAAGTATATGCGAAGGGCAAGTTCATAACTATGCTTTGAAAAGATACAGGATAGTATTTCAGGCTAATAAAAGCACCACTAAACAATGTGCATCCAAAATAATAAAGCATTTGAATACCACTAATAGATAGAAATTTAATACTCCAAAGCCCAATAAAATAGTTAATTAAAAAAGATATAAGAATTCCATTAAATAATGTTATTAAGTATGGTAAAATTTGATGAACACTTGGAAGAGAAACTCCCATGACTAATACACCGAAAAGAAAAATAGGTATTGAACGGAATAAGAAGTTGTAAGCAATATGACCTAAGATTTCAAAAAAGCTACCGTATAAGAGTCCATATGGTCTCAGCATCTCGTATGCAATTGAGCCATCTTGAACTTTTCTTGGTATGTAACATCCATAAGGAATAAACATTACAATCCACAATCCAGCCTGATTGACCATTTGATATGTTACTGCTTCCATGCCTTCACTTGTATTCCCTAATACTGCAAGCCAAATCCGAATGTTTATATAGCCAAATATAATACTGCCAATATTGTTAACAATATGATTTAGTAGATAGACACGATCCCTTTCAAAGGACTTTTTTGCAAGCTCTAATCCTCTAAAAATACTAACCACCTCCAGTATTAAATTGTAAATAGATTTTGTGAAATGCGATTTTTATTGGGTAGATAAGGTCCCAATAGTGAACGGATAATCAGTATATCATACATATTTTGTATGTTCAATATGTTTTAGAAGAATAAATAAAATAAAAAGCTTACCATTATATAATATTTAATGGCAAGCCTATTATTTTTCCTTATAATAGCACTATATCCTCTAAACCATTTCCTTTTGCTATACAATAAAGCTCTTTCATCATTTGGTCTGAGGGAGTATAGCTTTGTATTAAATTTGTTCTAACTCCTAGTGGTCTGTATTTTATAATCTTGTATCTAATTTTAGGATTTAGCTCTGCTATTAGTCTGCTTATATTATCAACATTATAATAATTCTCTAATACTTCTGGTACTATAACAGTTCTTACCTCGTAAAGCTTATCTATGCTAGCTAGGTATCTGATATTTTTTAGAACAGTTTCATTGTCTTTTCCAGTAAGCATTTTATGCTCTTCTCTATCAAAAGATTTCATATCTACCATAGCTTTGTCCATGACTCCTAAAAAGTCTTTTTTATCTTCAAGTAGTATATATCCATTTGTATCTACAAAGGTTGTTAATCCAAGTTTTTTCACTTCCCTAAATAGTTCCGTTAGAAACTCTGATTGAAGAGTACATTCTCCACCTGAAACTGTTATGCCTGATATAAAGGATTTTACTTTTT contains these protein-coding regions:
- the modB gene encoding molybdate ABC transporter permease subunit, which codes for MIINPILMSLRIATVSTIFTLIVGLLISRLLVKFNFKGKDAIETFLLLPMLLPPSVVGYGLLVLIGRRGIIGRFLYEAFGVKLIFTWVAACIAASVVSLPLMYQSCKSAFLKVDPVYEAAAMSLGANKIKVFLKVTLPLALPGIISGIVLSFARALGEFGATLMVAGNIPGKTQNIPLAIYYAVEVGDSKTANILVSIVIIFSFAVVYGMNWWLKKKDKQN
- the modA gene encoding molybdate ABC transporter substrate-binding protein, with protein sequence MKKIIALLLIFTLAFGLYGCSGGNTSNENTNQNDNISQNENVKTNEDPIELTISAAASLTEAYNELKEIYELEKGVKLTFNYAASGPLQKQIEEGAEVDVFVSAGQKQMNELEEKDLILKDTREDIYRNELVLITPEEYKDEIKSIKDIVGTDLKLALGVPETVPVGQYSKDALEYLGIWDKLEPNIVFAKDVSQVLAYVEKGEVAGGMVYSSDAVRAKQSYLAETFAEETHRPIVYPAAVVASTKNKEAASEFLKYLRTDKAKEILEKYGFKIYEK
- a CDS encoding winged helix-turn-helix domain-containing protein, whose protein sequence is MNLGWRIWLSKEDSRIFGKGPKELLLRTESMGSLRKAAMSMNMSYSKAWNLISNLEKALEIRILDKTIGGIDGGSSTLTQEGKELIRKYEELEKRVEEAVLKIYEEIF
- a CDS encoding YtxH domain-containing protein, whose amino-acid sequence is MPIKSLIEKSRREKELKERRAKREVAKKIVKGTAVGTAIGTSLGALAGLLFAPKSGKETREDIAKKTRETTETVKETLKESAQVMKEKKEELEKNIREKIEEVKSKKENKEIECCEDLEECQECDCEEEKEENQ
- a CDS encoding calcium/sodium antiporter → MDKLLEGFIINLSSPVIFLIIAGSLYTLSKGADVLVSNAVSISEQLGIPKMIIGATIVSLGTTLPETSVSVMAAIKGNADLALGNAVGSIICDTALILGIASLISPLPLKKEIVNRHGWIQLGSGILLVLLSLPYSNIKGILSEGGRINQLSGFLLLALLAAYIYISIKWTRNQNEEEAATIAQGSVEINKVSVFIRLIIGMAVVILSSKVLIPAVTEVAIRMKVPNSIIAATLVAFGTSLPELVTAITATLKGHGELAVGNIIGADILNVLFVMGSATAVTKGGIAVPPEFFTLYFPAMMFVLALFRVGTIVSKDSLKRPFGFILLATYALVTIISYV
- a CDS encoding biotin transporter BioY, encoding MKITTRDMILIGLFAALTAVGGFLKIPTPVVPFTLQVLFCAYAGVFLGSKNGLISQLLYVIIGLAGIPIFSKGGGLAYIYEPTFGYILGLILCAFIIGKVTEGAKECRFIRFFIASIAGLTAVYIIGVPYLYFMINRVAEVPITFSAAIKMGLIPFIVQDIIKCIIVAVTAVKIVPILGRLGYIPKKS
- a CDS encoding peroxiredoxin; the encoded protein is MIDSNCLKIGMKAPDFTAQTTFGPLKFSSLRGKWVVLFSHPGDFTPVUTTEFIALAKHNNQFVRRNTQLLGLSIDSNPSHLAWVYNIYQNTGIQIPFPIITDRDGSISRQYGMFAPDVSTTQTVRNVFFIDENQIVRAILVYPLTNGRNVPEMIRIIDALQTTDREKVATPADWVPGCPVVVPAPQTFEDLLKRVEGEEGLCCMDWYLCYKNLS
- a CDS encoding S41 family peptidase is translated as MNKNLKYSLIVLFSIVVIIIGIGFFIHNNGLSNIVFKEPAYPQFAIGRGIDEVLSPEEMKEDLLQLKKDLEEVHPKTIEGLSDEMLKAFEAANEIIKEPMTVSDFTIVASELACMLEDAHTAVRGFYSLDLSLPMAIKVIDDTFYVLEGKDLEPKDKIISFGGVPIKEIYEKSQKRIPSENIYWTNYNFEKYALLQSTLTQMGAEINNKKIDVVVNRNGENITVEMKFGDVYFKPINESQSTKTYKTYPQDTAYNPQFLYHLDMDNSLCHFVLKSCDNSAEYRHFLQIMFEDIQKNNIKSIVADVRQNTGGNSSVLDEFLKYVDVDKYASYGSLRRLSQQGSEQRGYVKTKGTMSNPPGLRMNNKMKDFLFDGDIYVLIDNGTFSSGNWFGVIISDSEIGTIVGEPSGNAPTSYGDILSFQLKNSKLMYFVSYSQWIRPNEAKRYEDALYPDFQVRYTIDDYLNKKDLAMEKVLELINDSNQ
- a CDS encoding ABC transporter ATP-binding protein; the encoded protein is MEFITVKGLKKDYIVYEKKNLFRRNKRKIEALKEIDFTVKKGEFLGYVGPNGAGKSTTIKILTGIMTPSDGIVKVDGYIPYRDRKKYVRNIGVVFGQKTQMWWDLPVIDTYELLRGIYKVDEKKYKKQLEYLVDKLFLQDILKQPVRQLSLGQRMRAELGACMIHDPDILFLDEPTIGLDVVSKHRVVDFLQEINKKGKTIFLTTHDMKDIEKLCNEMLVLNHGDIVYKGKVEELKTIGKLPIKIVAQMKRNGYNDLFMEIISQHSGTYDDQKSQLVLNLKNKKEISEIAKILFNNFDIDDFSVQEPSIEEVIKTIYTS
- a CDS encoding ABC transporter permease, with product MGLFLTLFKASFKSEAQYRFDFLINILGNILGLLGDFIIVVFILMRFKNINGWLLHEVALMYSVIEFGFGMYRLIGDGFNNFELLILSGKFDTLLIRPAPALVQVMLQKVDLKRLGMVAQALGVGIWGLQRCSFINNSFYFYLPLLLLASVIINMQIGIILAAVAFWTGKNEDIVVLGHYSTRTAAAYPATIYNNIFRHILTFVIPFFSLTYYPLVYYTGRSGNAFYLLAPLFGIIAMTPISYLIWSLGIKRYSSTGT
- a CDS encoding ABC transporter permease is translated as MVSIFRGLELAKKSFERDRVYLLNHIVNNIGSIIFGYINIRIWLAVLGNTSEGMEAVTYQMVNQAGLWIVMFIPYGCYIPRKVQDGSIAYEMLRPYGLLYGSFFEILGHIAYNFLFRSIPIFLFGVLVMGVSLPSVHQILPYLITLFNGILISFLINYFIGLWSIKFLSISGIQMLYYFGCTLFSGAFISLKYYPVSFQSIVMNLPFAYTSYVPTAVYQGQFSLLNACINQWAWIIFLFITAYLLTSVLTKKMAIQGG
- a CDS encoding YjjW family glycine radical enzyme activase, whose product is MVKGLINKIIPFSFVDGPGNRMAIFLQGCNFNCLYCHNPETINPCNNCGLCVNACHYNALSIENGAVVWNKNACQQCDECIKACNRNSSPKVTSMTVEEVVNEIKKVKSFISGITVSGGECTLQSEFLTELFREVKKLGLTTFVDTNGYILLEDKKDFLGVMDKAMVDMKSFDREEHKMLTGKDNETVLKNIRYLASIDKLYEVRTVIVPEVLENYYNVDNISRLIAELNPKIRYKIIKYRPLGVRTNLIQSYTPSDQMMKELYCIAKGNGLEDIVLL